The following proteins are encoded in a genomic region of Planococcus lenghuensis:
- a CDS encoding deoxyribonuclease IV, with translation MLLGSHVSMSGKKMLLAASEEAASYGASTFMIYTGAPQNTRRKPIEELNIEAGQAHMGENGLSNIIVHAPYIINIGNSVKPETFELGVEFLQKEIERTAALGAKQIVLHPGAHVGAGADAGIAKIIEGLNEVLSQDYPVNIALETMAGKGSEVGRSFDEIARIMDGVTNNERLSVCFDTCHTHDAGYDIKDDFDGVLNEFDRIVGIDRLQVLHINDSKNIRGAAKDRHENIGFGEIGFDALHKIVHHPDLMHVPKILETPYVGPDAKNKQAPYLHEIDMFRNGAFAPDRIDALRTPQS, from the coding sequence TTGCTGTTAGGGTCACATGTATCCATGAGCGGAAAGAAAATGCTTCTTGCAGCAAGCGAAGAAGCGGCATCTTACGGTGCATCGACGTTCATGATTTATACAGGAGCGCCGCAGAACACACGGCGCAAACCGATTGAAGAGTTAAATATCGAAGCGGGGCAGGCGCACATGGGGGAAAATGGACTTTCCAATATCATCGTGCATGCACCGTACATCATCAATATCGGCAATAGCGTGAAGCCGGAGACGTTCGAACTCGGCGTGGAATTTCTGCAAAAGGAAATCGAACGAACAGCTGCGCTTGGCGCCAAGCAGATCGTCCTGCATCCCGGTGCGCATGTCGGTGCAGGCGCGGATGCCGGGATTGCGAAAATCATTGAAGGACTCAATGAAGTTCTGTCCCAGGATTACCCGGTCAATATCGCACTCGAGACGATGGCCGGCAAGGGGTCGGAAGTGGGCCGCAGTTTCGATGAAATCGCGCGCATTATGGATGGCGTAACGAATAATGAACGCTTGTCCGTGTGTTTTGACACTTGCCACACACACGACGCGGGTTACGACATCAAGGACGACTTTGATGGCGTGTTGAACGAATTCGATCGCATCGTCGGGATCGACCGCCTGCAGGTACTGCACATCAACGACAGCAAAAACATCCGCGGAGCGGCGAAAGACCGCCACGAAAACATCGGATTCGGTGAAATCGGATTTGATGCATTGCACAAGATCGTCCATCATCCGGATCTCATGCATGTGCCAAAAATTCTGGAAACGCCGTACGTCGGACCGGATGCCAAGAACAAGCAGGCACCTTACCTGCATGAAATCGACATGTTCAGAAATGGTGCCTTCGCGCCGGACAGAATCGACGCACTCAGAACCCCTCAATCATGA
- a CDS encoding metal ABC transporter ATP-binding protein → MSAPLIEIKNVSFRYEQTIALEAINMTVEEGDFLAILGPNGSGKSTLLKILLGLLKPTTGEVKLFGKDTKHFKEREWIGYVSQKSNSFNSGFPATVEEVVKGGLVKKAGLFHRVPASATKEVDRALRSVGMEELRKRPIGELSGGQQQRVFIARALVSRPKVLILDEPTVGVDQQNVQAFYDMLDRLNREEGITLILVTHDADVVSDRISHVACLNQTIHFHGFKNELERMSDEQREAWYGHSVRKVHHVGGRS, encoded by the coding sequence ATGAGTGCGCCATTAATTGAAATCAAAAACGTCAGCTTCCGTTATGAGCAGACAATTGCATTGGAAGCGATCAATATGACGGTGGAGGAAGGAGATTTCCTGGCCATTCTCGGCCCGAACGGTTCCGGAAAGTCCACGCTCCTGAAAATTCTCCTCGGTCTGTTAAAACCGACAACAGGGGAAGTGAAATTATTCGGGAAAGACACGAAACATTTCAAGGAGCGGGAATGGATCGGCTATGTATCACAGAAATCCAATTCCTTCAATTCCGGATTTCCTGCGACGGTGGAGGAAGTGGTGAAAGGCGGCCTGGTTAAAAAAGCGGGACTGTTTCACAGGGTTCCGGCTTCGGCAACTAAGGAAGTTGATCGGGCGCTTCGCTCCGTCGGGATGGAAGAGCTCCGCAAGCGGCCAATCGGGGAGTTATCCGGCGGGCAGCAACAGCGGGTATTCATCGCCCGGGCACTGGTCAGCCGGCCGAAAGTGCTGATTCTCGATGAGCCGACTGTCGGTGTGGATCAGCAGAATGTCCAGGCATTTTACGATATGCTTGACCGGCTCAACCGGGAAGAAGGAATCACGCTGATCTTGGTGACACATGACGCCGACGTGGTGTCAGACCGGATCAGCCACGTTGCTTGCCTGAACCAGACCATTCATTTCCATGGATTTAAAAACGAATTGGAGCGGATGAGCGATGAACAACGGGAAGCCTGGTACGGGCATTCCGTGCGCAAAGTACATCACGTCGGAGGCCGGTCATGA
- a CDS encoding metal ABC transporter permease — protein MIEAILTYEFLQNAFLAGLIIGVIAPLLGVFIVVRRLSLIADALSHVTLAGIAGSLYLSQSVAVLAALNPLYLGIAAAVTGSMLIERLRRLYKHYEELAIPIILSGGIGFGAIFISLAQGFQTDLFGYLFGSVSAVSRQDLGIVVAIAIVVLVFLRLFFKELFVLSFDDEYAKASGLPAKWIHFFFMIVTALVIAGSMRIVGILLVSSLMTLPVAAAMRIAGSFKGTIIWSAIFGEFSVVAGLIAAFYFNLAPGGTIVVTSIAVLLAVIALKKPVRMKTREVTS, from the coding sequence ATGATCGAAGCCATACTCACTTATGAATTTTTGCAGAATGCCTTTCTGGCAGGACTGATCATCGGCGTTATCGCCCCGCTGCTTGGTGTGTTCATTGTGGTCCGCCGGCTGTCGCTCATCGCGGATGCATTGAGCCACGTCACGCTCGCCGGTATCGCCGGCAGCTTGTATTTAAGCCAGAGTGTGGCGGTGCTGGCCGCGTTGAATCCGCTTTATCTCGGCATTGCGGCAGCGGTGACCGGGTCCATGCTCATTGAACGGCTCCGCCGACTTTATAAACATTATGAGGAACTTGCAATTCCGATCATCTTATCCGGCGGTATCGGCTTTGGCGCGATTTTCATCTCATTGGCGCAGGGGTTTCAGACGGATCTGTTCGGATACTTGTTCGGATCCGTATCAGCGGTCAGCCGGCAGGACCTTGGAATTGTCGTGGCCATCGCTATCGTAGTCCTTGTTTTCCTCCGGCTGTTCTTTAAGGAATTATTTGTGCTGTCTTTTGATGACGAATATGCAAAAGCAAGCGGCCTGCCTGCAAAATGGATTCACTTTTTCTTCATGATCGTCACGGCTCTGGTCATTGCCGGATCGATGCGCATCGTCGGTATCCTGCTTGTATCATCTCTTATGACATTGCCGGTCGCCGCAGCGATGCGGATTGCCGGAAGCTTTAAAGGGACGATCATCTGGTCGGCGATTTTCGGCGAATTTTCTGTGGTTGCCGGTCTCATTGCCGCTTTCTATTTTAATCTGGCACCGGGCGGTACGATCGTGGTGACATCAATTGCTGTGCTGCTGGCGGTTATTGCATTAAAAAAACCTGTTCGAATGAAAACCAGAGAGGTGACATCATGA
- a CDS encoding Fur family transcriptional regulator, translated as MNLTKAWTILKDNGFKETKKRDEILQLFASEDRYLTARDLLDVLQKEYPGMSYDTVYRNLATFVSLGILEETELDGERHFRMHCESSEHHHHFICRDCGRAKEILLCPMDLLSEALPAYQVDSHKFEIYGVCPECQ; from the coding sequence ATGAATCTCACGAAAGCCTGGACGATTTTAAAAGATAATGGATTCAAGGAAACGAAAAAACGGGATGAAATTCTGCAATTATTTGCTTCGGAAGACCGGTACTTAACCGCACGTGATTTGCTCGATGTGTTGCAAAAGGAGTATCCGGGGATGAGTTATGACACGGTATACCGGAACCTGGCAACATTCGTATCGCTCGGTATTCTGGAAGAGACGGAACTGGACGGTGAACGCCATTTCCGCATGCATTGCGAAAGCAGCGAGCACCATCATCACTTTATCTGCCGGGATTGCGGCAGAGCCAAAGAAATTCTGCTCTGTCCGATGGACCTGCTGTCGGAAGCGCTGCCCGCTTATCAGGTGGACAGTCATAAATTCGAAATTTACGGCGTCTGCCCCGAATGCCAGTAA
- the ispG gene encoding flavodoxin-dependent (E)-4-hydroxy-3-methylbut-2-enyl-diphosphate synthase yields MVHRSNTRPVKVGDLTIGGSNELIIQSMTTTKTHDVEATVAEIMRLEEAGCQVVRVACPDERAADAIGEIKKRINIPLVVDIHFDYKLALKAIENGADKIRINPGNIGRREKVEAVVNAAKAKGIPIRIGVNAGSLERHIIKKYGYPTADGMVESALHHIKILEDLDFHDIIVSMKASDVELAIEAYTKASQAFDYPLHLGITESGTLFSGTVKSSAGLGALLSLGIGNTMRISLSADPVEEVKVARELLKVFGLSSNAATLISCPTCGRIEIDLIKIANEVEEYISTIKAPLKVAVLGCAVNGPGEAREADIGIAGARGEGLLFMKGKTVRKVPEETMVEELKVEIDKLAQEYFEKQELEKQNA; encoded by the coding sequence ATTGTTCACCGTTCAAATACACGCCCCGTCAAAGTCGGCGATCTGACAATCGGAGGCAGCAACGAACTCATCATTCAGAGCATGACAACGACGAAAACCCATGATGTTGAAGCGACAGTTGCGGAAATCATGCGGCTGGAAGAAGCAGGCTGCCAGGTCGTCCGTGTCGCCTGTCCGGATGAGCGTGCAGCAGACGCCATCGGTGAAATCAAAAAACGCATTAATATCCCGCTGGTTGTCGATATTCATTTCGACTATAAACTGGCGTTGAAAGCAATCGAAAATGGCGCGGATAAAATCCGGATCAATCCGGGCAATATCGGCCGCCGTGAAAAAGTCGAAGCGGTCGTCAACGCAGCGAAAGCAAAAGGCATTCCGATCCGCATCGGTGTCAATGCCGGCTCGCTCGAACGCCATATCATCAAGAAATACGGCTACCCGACAGCTGACGGCATGGTTGAAAGCGCCCTGCATCACATTAAGATTCTGGAAGATCTTGATTTTCATGACATCATCGTTTCCATGAAAGCATCGGATGTCGAGCTGGCAATCGAAGCCTATACAAAAGCTTCACAGGCTTTTGATTACCCGCTCCACTTGGGAATCACGGAATCCGGTACGCTGTTCTCCGGCACCGTGAAAAGCTCCGCTGGTCTCGGCGCGCTTCTTAGCCTGGGCATCGGCAACACCATGCGGATTTCCTTGAGTGCAGATCCTGTTGAAGAAGTGAAAGTTGCACGTGAACTGCTGAAAGTTTTCGGCCTTTCCTCCAATGCGGCTACGCTCATTTCATGCCCGACATGCGGACGCATCGAAATCGATTTGATCAAAATCGCCAATGAAGTCGAAGAATACATTTCAACGATCAAAGCGCCGCTGAAAGTCGCAGTACTCGGCTGTGCAGTGAACGGACCGGGTGAAGCCCGCGAAGCGGATATCGGCATTGCCGGCGCACGCGGAGAAGGCCTGCTCTTCATGAAAGGGAAAACCGTCCGTAAAGTGCCTGAGGAAACGATGGTCGAGGAACTGAAAGTGGAAATCGACAAGCTCGCACAAGAGTATTTCGAAAAGCAGGAACTCGAAAAACAAAATGCATAA
- a CDS encoding DUF1189 family protein, with product MNMFQLLKASLMEPKKQAAARILPVGKILQFVFLFIALLTMLSFFELLRDLDEAALGMDGLVDYTSDIGWLLYPFGLIMLFVTTTVYHFTGISIFAFIGLGFLAIRKKKGEYRHMWRTAALAATGPTLFATVLSIFGVTFWILAAVMAATLVLLWIDARWYPNRPSSRPASR from the coding sequence ATGAACATGTTTCAGTTGCTGAAGGCTAGTCTTATGGAGCCGAAAAAGCAAGCGGCCGCCCGCATCCTGCCTGTCGGCAAAATCCTGCAGTTTGTTTTTCTGTTTATTGCGCTTCTGACAATGCTGTCATTTTTCGAACTGCTCCGCGATCTGGATGAAGCTGCTTTGGGGATGGATGGTCTCGTCGACTATACATCGGATATCGGCTGGCTGCTGTACCCGTTCGGACTTATCATGCTGTTCGTTACCACAACGGTTTATCACTTCACAGGGATCAGTATCTTCGCCTTCATCGGGCTTGGTTTCCTGGCGATCCGCAAGAAAAAAGGTGAGTACCGGCATATGTGGCGGACAGCAGCACTGGCCGCCACAGGTCCGACACTTTTTGCCACAGTCCTATCCATCTTTGGTGTGACCTTCTGGATACTGGCAGCCGTTATGGCGGCAACACTCGTGCTGTTGTGGATAGATGCCCGCTGGTATCCCAACCGGCCGTCATCCCGTCCGGCTTCCCGCTAG
- a CDS encoding Na/Pi cotransporter family protein produces the protein MEINWQEVLFGFIGGLGIFLFSIKYMGDALQKAAGDRLRNILDRFTTNPFMGVLVGIIVTILIQSSSGTTVIVVGLVSAGFMTLRQAIGVIMGANIGTTVTAFIIGIDLGEYALPILAVGAFLIFFFKKNKIQNLGEVIFGFGGLFLGLELMSNGLKPLRELQAFVDLTVAMADIPVLGVLAGTIFTVIVQSSSGTIAILQGLYDEGLVTLDAALPVLFGDNIGTTITAVLAAIGASVAAKRAAAVHVLFNVLGSVIFLLLLVPFTAYVEWLAVVLNLDEKMQIAFAHGSFNVVNTLIQFPLVGLWAYLVTKVIPGEDVTIEFKAKHLDPHFIEQSPTIALGQAKEEVLRMGEFSVQGLRETYNYLKTKSKKHAETGYQLEDAINNLDHKITEYLVLISAESISSADSTRHTMLMETVRDIERIGDHFENIIELIDYQENNKVNLTEDAMADLDEMFTLTIGTVQKALESLNTTSHELAREVAEQEDLIDKMERKFRKKHIKRLNEGQCTGQAGIVFVDIVSNLERVGDHAVNIAEAVLGNRA, from the coding sequence GTGGAAATAAATTGGCAAGAAGTACTCTTTGGATTCATCGGAGGTCTCGGGATCTTCCTGTTTTCGATTAAATACATGGGGGATGCGCTTCAGAAAGCGGCGGGTGACCGCTTGCGGAATATACTTGACCGGTTCACGACAAATCCATTTATGGGGGTACTCGTCGGTATTATCGTCACGATCTTGATCCAATCCAGTTCCGGGACGACCGTTATTGTTGTCGGGCTCGTGAGCGCTGGTTTCATGACGCTCCGGCAGGCAATCGGTGTCATTATGGGCGCCAATATCGGGACGACCGTTACGGCGTTCATTATCGGGATTGATTTAGGGGAATACGCACTTCCGATTCTTGCGGTTGGTGCGTTCCTGATCTTCTTTTTCAAGAAGAACAAGATCCAGAATTTAGGTGAAGTCATCTTCGGCTTCGGCGGTCTGTTCCTCGGTCTTGAACTGATGAGCAACGGTCTGAAGCCACTTCGAGAGCTTCAGGCATTTGTGGATTTGACTGTCGCGATGGCTGATATTCCGGTCCTGGGCGTGCTGGCAGGTACGATCTTTACCGTCATCGTTCAAAGCTCGAGCGGGACAATTGCGATTCTGCAGGGACTTTACGACGAAGGCCTGGTGACGTTGGATGCTGCGTTGCCGGTTTTGTTCGGGGATAACATCGGAACAACAATCACTGCTGTGCTTGCGGCGATCGGCGCATCTGTCGCTGCCAAACGGGCGGCGGCTGTCCATGTCTTGTTCAACGTGCTGGGATCAGTGATCTTTTTGCTCTTGCTCGTCCCATTCACCGCTTACGTTGAATGGCTCGCTGTAGTACTTAATTTGGATGAAAAAATGCAAATTGCATTTGCACACGGTTCGTTCAACGTCGTTAATACACTGATCCAATTCCCGCTGGTCGGTCTTTGGGCGTATCTCGTAACGAAGGTCATTCCGGGTGAGGATGTGACGATTGAGTTTAAAGCAAAACACCTGGATCCGCATTTCATCGAGCAGTCACCGACCATTGCGCTCGGGCAGGCAAAAGAAGAAGTGCTCCGCATGGGCGAATTCTCCGTGCAGGGACTCCGGGAGACGTATAATTACCTGAAAACGAAAAGCAAAAAGCATGCGGAAACCGGCTACCAGCTGGAAGATGCAATCAATAATCTGGATCATAAAATCACGGAATACCTGGTCCTGATTTCAGCAGAATCCATTTCGTCTGCTGATTCCACCCGGCACACCATGCTGATGGAGACGGTTCGGGACATCGAGCGGATCGGGGATCATTTTGAAAATATTATTGAATTAATCGATTACCAGGAAAACAATAAAGTGAATCTTACAGAAGACGCGATGGCGGATCTGGATGAAATGTTCACGCTGACCATCGGTACTGTACAAAAAGCGCTGGAGTCACTGAATACTACGAGTCATGAACTGGCAAGAGAAGTGGCTGAACAGGAAGACTTGATTGATAAAATGGAACGCAAATTCCGCAAAAAACACATCAAGCGCCTGAATGAAGGCCAGTGTACCGGTCAGGCCGGCATTGTGTTCGTCGACATCGTCAGCAACCTGGAACGTGTCGGTGACCACGCCGTTAACATCGCGGAAGCGGTGCTCGGCAACCGGGCTTAA
- a CDS encoding DUF456 domain-containing protein, with amino-acid sequence MEVIGWTLIWVLFVISFIGLVYPIIPAVLFLAGGFVTYGLFFGFAELPWWFWAIEILFVVLLFGADLLANALSVKRFGGSKAGLWGSTIGLIIGPFVIPVVGILLGPFIGAIAAELIVNRTDLKQSVRSGVGSVVGFLTSVAAKGIIQIVMIVIFFVAV; translated from the coding sequence ATGGAAGTCATCGGCTGGACACTCATATGGGTTCTCTTTGTCATCAGTTTCATCGGGCTGGTTTATCCGATCATCCCGGCCGTGTTGTTTCTGGCGGGTGGTTTTGTCACATATGGCCTGTTTTTCGGTTTCGCGGAATTGCCATGGTGGTTCTGGGCAATCGAAATATTATTCGTTGTGCTGCTGTTTGGCGCTGATCTATTGGCCAATGCGCTGAGCGTCAAGCGGTTCGGCGGCTCAAAAGCGGGGCTGTGGGGAAGTACGATCGGGCTCATCATCGGACCATTCGTGATTCCGGTCGTCGGTATTCTGCTCGGTCCGTTCATCGGCGCCATTGCAGCGGAGCTCATTGTAAACCGGACGGATCTGAAGCAGTCGGTCCGATCAGGCGTCGGATCCGTTGTCGGATTTTTAACATCGGTCGCAGCAAAAGGAATCATCCAAATTGTTATGATTGTGATTTTTTTCGTAGCTGTTTGA
- a CDS encoding superoxide dismutase: MAYELPELPYAYDALEPHIDKETMNIHHTKHHQAYVTKVNAALEGQDELASKSIEDLIADLGAVPEEKRTAVRNNGGGHANHSLFWQVLSPDGGGNPSGALADAIDSKFGSFDKFKEEFENAATTRFGSGWAWLIVKNGELEVTSTLNQDSPLMDGNTPILGLDVWEHAYYLKYQNKRPDYVSAFWNVVNWDEVAKRYEAAK; the protein is encoded by the coding sequence ATGGCTTATGAACTACCTGAACTTCCGTATGCGTACGACGCACTGGAACCGCATATCGACAAAGAAACGATGAACATTCACCACACAAAACACCATCAGGCGTATGTCACGAAAGTGAATGCAGCGCTTGAGGGGCAGGATGAACTGGCATCAAAATCGATCGAAGACCTGATTGCGGATCTCGGCGCAGTACCGGAAGAAAAACGCACAGCTGTCCGTAATAATGGCGGCGGGCATGCGAACCACTCGCTGTTCTGGCAAGTGCTTTCTCCAGACGGCGGCGGCAATCCGTCCGGCGCGTTGGCTGATGCGATTGACAGCAAATTCGGCAGCTTTGACAAATTCAAAGAAGAGTTCGAAAATGCGGCTACAACGCGCTTTGGTTCCGGCTGGGCTTGGCTCATTGTCAAAAACGGCGAGCTTGAAGTCACATCCACACTCAATCAGGATTCTCCTCTGATGGACGGCAATACGCCGATCCTTGGCCTTGATGTCTGGGAGCACGCGTATTACCTGAAGTATCAGAACAAGCGTCCTGACTATGTGTCAGCATTCTGGAATGTTGTAAACTGGGATGAAGTGGCAAAACGTTACGAAGCAGCAAAATAA
- a CDS encoding peptidoglycan D,D-transpeptidase FtsI family protein yields MKSPQNRRTAQAGEKIKSDSAFRLSILFFSVFLLFALLIFRLGYLQIVKGEDFVRAIERREEVAVDTGVPRGRIFDSEGRVLVDNQPLNAITYTAMQSTGRQEMLETASKLAALIDQPAAKVTRRDKQDFYILLYPEKAKALVPEEQANAIWAGEGTEGEKQRQADQLMREGLTEEVLAELTADQLEVLAIYREMTSGYALSPQIIKSEGLTTEEFAQVSERLAELPGVSTVTDWSREKASDLTVLGSTTSPEEGIPASSLDYFLARGYSRNDRVGTSFLEQQYESVLQGQKSVVKKVTDARGSVVDTVAVKEGQAGKDLVLSIDSELQNELEQIVTDKLLELKKGPNSELLQDAYLVMMNPQTGEVLSLVGKRLGEDENGEPTVYDYAFGTFTSAYEMGSAVKGAMVLTGYSEGVLDVGEVLIDEPMQIKSTEKISSVFNRKMFNQIPMNDKEALARSSNIYMAKIALRLTGSEYVYNQGIQVMPEDFRQLRNSFAQFGLGVKTGIDLPGEGDGLSNENATGGTLLYQAIGQLDTYTPLQLAQYISTIANDGYRMEPHVVKEIRSPSIDGESLGPIETVIQPKVLNRIDNTPEEINQVKEGMRMAYTSPQGTAVRYFGDAPYTAAGKTGTAQVTYYGESGNRPSLTLTHVGFAPYENPEIAYAVVVPYITTDFDYVIGANSQIARAAVDTYFELKQEETDEGSTAIKPPYEPASRESAETTAE; encoded by the coding sequence ATGAAATCGCCCCAAAACAGGCGGACAGCGCAAGCGGGAGAGAAAATCAAGTCAGACTCGGCTTTCCGGCTGAGCATTCTCTTTTTTTCCGTCTTCCTGCTGTTTGCCCTGCTGATTTTCCGGCTTGGTTATCTTCAAATCGTGAAAGGTGAAGACTTCGTACGGGCAATCGAGCGAAGGGAAGAAGTAGCAGTTGATACCGGTGTGCCAAGAGGGCGCATTTTTGACAGTGAAGGCCGGGTGTTGGTTGATAACCAGCCCTTAAACGCCATTACGTATACAGCAATGCAGTCAACAGGCCGTCAGGAAATGCTGGAAACTGCCAGCAAACTGGCTGCGCTTATCGATCAGCCGGCAGCGAAAGTGACGCGTCGGGATAAACAGGATTTTTATATTCTCCTTTACCCTGAAAAGGCAAAAGCGCTTGTTCCGGAAGAGCAGGCAAACGCCATTTGGGCAGGAGAAGGAACCGAAGGGGAAAAACAGCGCCAAGCTGATCAGCTCATGCGTGAAGGGCTGACTGAAGAGGTGCTGGCCGAACTGACAGCCGACCAGCTGGAAGTGCTGGCGATATACCGGGAAATGACATCGGGCTATGCACTTTCACCGCAGATTATTAAAAGTGAAGGACTTACCACCGAGGAATTCGCACAGGTATCTGAACGGCTGGCCGAATTGCCCGGCGTCAGTACAGTGACGGACTGGAGCCGGGAAAAAGCATCGGATCTCACCGTACTTGGCAGCACGACTTCGCCTGAAGAAGGCATACCAGCGAGCAGTCTCGATTACTTTCTGGCACGCGGCTATTCCAGGAATGACCGCGTCGGCACAAGCTTTCTTGAACAGCAGTACGAAAGCGTCCTGCAGGGACAGAAATCAGTTGTAAAGAAAGTGACGGACGCCCGGGGATCAGTCGTTGATACCGTAGCTGTAAAAGAAGGACAGGCGGGCAAGGACCTGGTACTGTCCATCGACAGCGAACTGCAGAACGAACTTGAACAAATCGTTACTGATAAATTGCTTGAACTGAAAAAAGGTCCTAATTCTGAATTGTTGCAGGATGCTTACCTCGTGATGATGAATCCGCAGACAGGGGAAGTGCTGTCACTCGTCGGCAAGCGGCTTGGCGAAGACGAAAACGGGGAACCGACCGTGTATGATTATGCCTTTGGCACGTTCACTTCCGCTTATGAAATGGGATCAGCCGTTAAAGGAGCGATGGTGCTGACCGGCTATAGTGAAGGCGTGCTTGATGTCGGGGAAGTTCTCATCGACGAACCGATGCAGATCAAGAGCACCGAAAAAATCAGCTCTGTATTCAACCGGAAAATGTTCAACCAGATCCCGATGAATGATAAGGAAGCATTGGCCCGGTCGTCGAATATTTACATGGCGAAAATTGCGCTTCGGCTGACCGGCTCTGAATATGTTTACAACCAGGGGATTCAAGTAATGCCGGAAGATTTCCGGCAACTCCGCAATTCCTTTGCCCAATTCGGGCTTGGTGTTAAAACCGGCATCGACCTGCCGGGTGAGGGAGATGGGCTGTCGAATGAAAATGCGACGGGTGGGACCTTGCTGTATCAGGCGATCGGCCAGTTGGATACGTACACGCCGCTGCAGCTTGCTCAGTACATTTCCACCATCGCGAATGACGGTTACCGGATGGAGCCGCATGTTGTCAAGGAAATCCGCAGCCCGTCCATTGACGGAGAAAGTCTGGGACCGATTGAAACCGTCATTCAGCCAAAAGTGCTGAACCGGATTGACAATACGCCCGAAGAAATCAATCAGGTGAAAGAAGGCATGCGGATGGCGTATACATCCCCTCAGGGCACTGCAGTCCGTTATTTTGGGGATGCCCCTTATACCGCTGCCGGTAAAACAGGAACTGCCCAAGTCACATATTACGGTGAATCGGGCAACCGGCCATCGCTGACGTTGACGCATGTCGGCTTTGCGCCATATGAAAATCCGGAAATCGCCTACGCGGTTGTGGTGCCTTATATCACGACGGATTTCGATTATGTCATAGGTGCCAACAGCCAAATTGCACGTGCGGCGGTAGATACGTATTTTGAGTTGAAACAGGAAGAGACAGATGAAGGAAGCACGGCAATCAAACCGCCTTACGAACCGGCAAGCCGGGAGTCAGCGGAGACCACAGCCGAGTGA
- the corA gene encoding magnesium/cobalt transporter CorA, with protein sequence MIRTIGVTYDNEVELNESIDEVDFSRYRWFWTDFDQPTDHELQHLAYTFQFHPLAIEDCIHRLQRPKLDYYDDHTFFVTHIVREEEMEIIKEELDFFVGDNFVVTFHNLPCTEVAQVWNRLLAYRNLEKWNPFYVFYEVLDKIVDNYFPLLYKIEDSLDRIEDNTQNKSMDHLMDELFDTRYMLLSLRQTINPMRDLLYRMLNSHHLNEVMERREYFADIYDHLIKLSDMVTANREMTSDVRDSYLSLNSHQTNNVMKVLTIITSIFAPLTFIVGIYGMNFEYIPELGWQYGYFLTLGFMAVIAVVMFLWFRRLGWFK encoded by the coding sequence ATGATACGGACAATCGGGGTTACTTATGATAACGAAGTGGAACTGAATGAATCGATTGATGAAGTAGATTTTTCCCGCTACCGCTGGTTTTGGACGGATTTTGATCAGCCGACAGACCATGAACTTCAGCATTTGGCGTATACGTTCCAGTTTCACCCGCTGGCCATTGAGGATTGCATCCATCGGCTTCAGCGTCCGAAACTGGATTATTATGATGATCATACGTTTTTTGTGACCCATATTGTGCGTGAGGAAGAAATGGAAATCATCAAAGAAGAACTGGATTTTTTTGTCGGCGATAATTTTGTAGTCACTTTCCATAACTTGCCTTGCACTGAAGTGGCACAGGTATGGAATCGCCTGCTGGCATACCGGAACCTGGAAAAATGGAATCCCTTTTATGTTTTTTACGAGGTACTGGACAAGATTGTTGATAATTATTTTCCGCTTCTCTATAAAATCGAGGACAGTCTTGACAGGATTGAAGACAATACACAGAACAAATCGATGGATCACCTGATGGATGAATTATTCGATACCCGGTATATGCTGCTGAGCCTGCGGCAGACGATCAACCCGATGCGCGATTTGCTTTACCGGATGCTTAATTCACACCATTTGAACGAAGTGATGGAACGCCGGGAGTATTTCGCGGACATTTACGACCATTTGATTAAATTATCGGATATGGTGACAGCCAACAGGGAAATGACTTCCGACGTCAGGGACAGCTACCTGTCCCTGAATTCCCATCAGACGAATAATGTCATGAAAGTTCTGACAATCATTACATCAATCTTCGCGCCGCTTACGTTCATTGTGGGGATTTACGGGATGAATTTTGAATATATACCTGAACTCGGCTGGCAATACGGCTATTTTCTGACGCTTGGATTCATGGCGGTGATTGCGGTCGTCATGTTCTTGTGGTTCAGAAGACTCGGCTGGTTCAAGTAG
- the rpmG gene encoding 50S ribosomal protein L33 has product MRVNITLACTECGERNYHSVKNKRNNPERLELKKYCPRDQQMTVHRETK; this is encoded by the coding sequence ATGCGTGTTAACATTACACTTGCATGCACAGAATGTGGAGAACGTAACTACCACTCTGTAAAAAATAAACGTAATAACCCTGAGCGTCTCGAGCTGAAAAAGTATTGCCCGCGTGATCAGCAGATGACTGTGCACCGGGAAACAAAGTAA